The nucleotide window CACTGCGCAGCGGCGAGACGGACCTCGCCCTGGCCGGCGGCTGCACCGTGCTGGCCGGACCCGGCATGTTCGCCGACTTCGCCAACAAGCAGGCGCTCTCACCGGGTGCCCGCTGCCGCACCTTCTCCGACGCGGCCGACGGCACCGTCTGGGCCGAGGGCGCGGGTGTCCTCGTCCTCGAACCGTTGGCGAAGGCCCGGCGCCTCGGCCGACGCATCCTCGGCGTGATCAAGGGCACCGCGGTCAACCAGGACGGCGCCAGCAACGGCCTGACCGCGCCCAGCGGACGCGCCCAGGTCAAGGTGATCGGGCAGGCGCTCGCCGACGCGGGCCTGGCCCCGCAGGACATCCAGCTGGTGGAGGCGCACGGCACCGCCACCCGGCTCGGCGACCCGATCGAGGTCAACGCCATCCACGCCACCTACGGGCAGGGCGAGCGCGAAGAACCCGTCTGGCTCGGCTCGTTCAAGTCCAACATCGGCCACTCCATGGCCGCGGCCGGTGTCGGCGGCGTCATCAAGTGCCTCACCGCGATGCGCGCCGCCGAGATGCCCCGCACGGTGCACGTCGACGGCCCGCTCAACTCCCACGTCGACTGGTCCGGCGCGGTGGAGGTGCTGCGCGAGAACCGCCCGTGGCCCACCCGCGCCGGCGTACGCCGCTGCGCCGTGTCGTCGTTCGGCGTCAGCGGGACCAACTCCCACGTCATCCTGGAGAGCTGGGAGGAGGACGCCGAGGAGGCCGGGCCCGCCGACGCCCCGGCCGGGCGCCCCGCCGTACTCAAGCTCTCCGCCAAGACCCCGACCGCGCTGCGCGCCTACGCCGAGGCCGTCGCCACCCAGCTGGAATCGGGTACCGACAGCGTGGCCGCCGTCGAACGGGCTCTGCTGTTCGAACGCGAGGACTTCGACCACCGGGCCGTGGTGTCCGGCGGCGGACGGGCCGAACTGACCGAAGCGCTACGGGCGTTCGCGGACCGGCCGGAGGAGTCCACGGCCGTGCACGGCGAGGCCCGGCGCATCCGCCGGCCCGTCTTCGTATTCCCCGGCCAGGGCTCGCAGTGGCCGGGGATGGCGCGTGCCCTGCTGAAGGAGTCGGACGTCTTCCGGCTGCGGGTCGAGGAGTGCGCCGCCGCCTTCAAACCACACCTCGACCACGAGATCATGGCCGTCCTCACCGGGGACGACCGCGAGACGGATCTGGAGCGCACGGACGTCGTCCAGCCGCTGCTGTTCTCGGTGATGGTCGGGCTGGCGGCGCTGTGGCAGTCCTGCGGAGTCGAGCCGGCCGCGGTGGTCGGCCACTCCCAGGGCGAGGTCGCCGCGGCCTGCGTGGCCGGCGCGATCACCCTGGAGGACGCCGCCAGGATCGTCGCCTGCCGCAGCCGGTTCCTGGAACGGGTGGGGCGCGGCGGCATGGTCGCCGTGGCGGTCTCCGAGGAAGCGGCCACGGAACTGATCGCCGAGGCCGGCGCACACCTCGTCGTCGCGGCCGTCAACGGCCCCTCCTTCGTGGTCATCTCCGGCGACGACGAACCCGGCATCCAACGCCTGCTGGAGCTGTGCGACGACCGCGGCGTCTACGCCCGCCGGGTCCCCGTCACCTACGCCTCGCACTCCCCGGCCATGGAGGGACTGCGGGACGGCATCCTCGAAGGTCTGACCGGCGTCACGGCCACCCCCTCGGCCGTGCCGATGTTCTCCACGGTCGAAGCCGGACCGCTGCGCGGCGACGAACTCGACGCCGCCTACTGGTACCGCAACCTGCGGGGCCAGGTGCGGTTCGCGCGGACCATCGCCGAGACGGTCTCGCACGGGTACGACGCCTTCATCGAGATCAGCCCGCATCCCGTGCTGGCCGGCTCCGTCGAGGCGATCCTGCGCGACCTCAGTGACAACGCCCCGGTCAACGTGACCCTGCGACGGGACCAGGGCACGCGTGAGCGGGTCCTCATGGCGGCGGCGGAGGCGTACGTCAGCGGCCACCGGATCGACTGGGCGGCCCCGGTTCTCGGCGGGTCCGGGCCACGCCCGGCCGAGGTGCCGACCTACCCCTTCGAACGGCGGCGCTTCTGGCTGCCCATGACGACGGACACCGCCACCCCCGCACCGCGCCCCCAGCGGCCCGTCGCCCCCGTCCGCGACGGCGGCCACCCCTGGATCACCTCCGTCGTCGAGACACCCGACGGATCCGTGCTGCTCAGCGGCCGGCTCTCGATACGCAGCCACCCCTGGCTCCTGGACCACCGGGTGGAGGACACCGCGCTGCTGCCCGGAACCGCCTTCATGGAACTGCTGCTCACGGCCGGACGCGAACTGGGCTGCGACGCCATCGACGAAATGGTGCTCAGCGATCCGCTGCCGCTCCCGATGGACGGCACCGCCGTCGACATCCAGGTGTCCGCCGAAGCACCCGACGACCGGGGCGCCCGTTCCGTCACCGTCTTCAGCCGCACCGCCGGAACCGGCACCTGGCTCCGGCACGCCGAGGGCGTACTGGCACCCGCGGCGCCCGACCAGGCGGCCCGCCCCGGACCCACCGCGCCGGCCGGCGGCCGGGCGCTGGACGCCGCGCCGATGTACGCCCGCCTGCGCGACCTCGGCTACGGCTACGGCGAGGCGTTCCGCGGCGTGGTCTCCGCCGAGCACCACGACGGGGCGAGCCACTCATGGGTGGTCCTTCCGGAGGCGGCCCGCGTCAACCACAGCGGCTTCACCGCTCACCCCGCGCTGACCGACGCCGCGCTGCACGCCGCCGTCGCCTGCGGACTGCTCGGCGACGCCGGTCCGGGCCGCGTCGCGGTGCCCTTCGTCTTCAACGGCGTCCGGACGGGCCCCGGCACCGGCCAGGTGGCCTGCCACGCCTTCGCCCGGCGCACCGACGAGGACGCCATCTCCCTCGTTCTCACCGACGAGGCCGGCGCCCTCGTCCTCGGCGTGGAGCGCATGGTGGTCCGCGGACTGGACCTGGACCGGCCGGCCGAGGCGGACCTCGACGCGGCCGGGCTGTACGAGACCGCCTGGCAGCCGCCCACCGGCGACCCGGCCGGAGACTTCCGGCTCTGCGTGGTCGGCGGGGACGACGGGCCGCTGTCGGCGTTCCTGCGCGACGCCAACCGGGGCGGCATCTCGGTGGCCACCCTCGACGAAGCCATCATGATCGTCAAGGGCATCCCGGGGGACTGGCAGGTCGTCCTCGTCTGCCCGGCCGCCGACGGTGACGTGGCCGACCAGGCCCACACCACGGCGGCGCGCACGCTCACCGCGATACAGCGGTGGCTCGGCGAGGACGACCTCGCCGACCACGCACTGCTCACGTTCGTCACCCACGACGCGATCGCCGTCCCCGGCGACCACGAGTTCACCCTCGGCGACAGCGTGCTGTGGGGCATGGTGCGTTCGGCGCAGACCGAACACCCCGGCCACTTCCGCGTCCTCGACGTCGACACCCCGGCGCTGCGCGAGGCCACCGCGGTCCTCGCCGCCCTCGGCCGCGCCGAGCCCCAACTCGCCGTCCGCGGCGACCGCGTACTGTGCCCGCGGCTCGCGCCGCACACCCCGGCCGGCGCGGACCCCGTGGACCTGGGCGACGGCGCGGTCGTCATCACCGGCGGCACCGGCACCCTCGGCCGCGAGGTCGCCCGCCACCTGGTGACCCACCGGGGCGTACGGGCACTCGCCCTGCTCAGCAGAAGCGGTGAGAACGCCCACGGCATGGCCGGATTCCGCGCCGAACTCGAAGGGCTCGGCGCCTTCGTCCAGGTCGTCCGCGCCGACACCGCCGAGGCCGAGGAAGTGCGCGCCGCGCTCGCCCAGGTACGCCGGCACCACCGGATCGTCGGCGTGGTGCACGCCGCCGGGGTGCTCGACGACTCCCTCGTCACCACCATGACGGCGGAGCAACTGCACGGCGTGCTGCGGAGCAAGGTCGACTCCGTCCTCCACCTCGACGCGGCCACGCGCGACGACGAGGTGCGCCTCTTCCTGCTGTTCTCCTCGGTCTACGGTGTCCTCGGCGGCCCCGGACAGGCCAACTACGCCGCCGCCAACACCTTCCTGGACCACTTCGCCGCGTGGCGGCGCGCCCAGGGCAGGCCGGCTCACGCGGTCGCCTGGGGACTGTGGGCCGAGGCCACCGGGATGACCGGTCACCTCGACGAGGGCGACCTGCTCAGACTGCGCCGCAACGGTGTGGCCCCGTTCTCGGTGGCCGAAGGCCTGGCGCTCTTCGACGCCGCGCTCTCCAGCGGGGCCGCGGCCCTGGTCGCCGGACGGCTGGCGCTGCCGGAACCGGGGACGGCGCACGCCATGGAAGGACCGTTCCTGCTGACCGGACTGGCCGCGCTGCGCGCCCGGCAGGCCGGTGAGCCGCACACCCGCGAACGCGAGCGCACCGAGCCCGTCACGCGGGCCGGACGGGCACCGGCCGAGGCGGCGGGCGGCCCGGGCGTCCTCGCGCTGCTGAACTCGCCGCGATCCTCCGCCGATCAGCGCCTCGCCGCCCTGCTGGGCCTGGTCAAGGAGTGCGTCGCCGCGCTCATGGGCGTCGACGCGGCCCGGGTCGCCCCCCAGAAGTCGTTCTACGAGATGGGCTTCGACTCCCTGACCTCCATGGAGCTGAGGACACGCCTCGGCCGCGTCCTCGACACCCGCCTGCCGGCGACCGTGGTCTTCGACCACCCGACCCCCGAAGGACTCGCTCAGCACCTCGCCGAGACGTTCGGGCCGCGCGCCACCGACGAACCCGAGGCCACCGGCACCGGCCAGGACACCGGCCGCGCGGCCACCGCGCGGACCGGCGCCCCCGCCACCGACGGCCCCGACCGCGAGGCGAGCGGGCCCCGGCGCCCCGACTCCGCCCCCTTCCCGCTCACCAAGCTCCAGGAGGCATACCTGGCCGGCCGCGCGGGCGACTTCGAACTCGGCGACGTCCCCACGGTCCTGTACATCGAGGTCGACGTCACCGACTGCGACGTCCCGGCGGCCGAGCGGGCCCTGCGCCGGCTCGTGGCACGCCACCCGATGCTCCGCGCGGTCTTCGACCCCGCCGGAACCCAGCGGATCCTGGGCGACGTCCCGGACTACCGCATCGCCGTCGAGGACCTCGCACGCCTCACGCCGGACGAACGCGGACAGCGGCTGTCCGCCGTCCACGCCGAGCTGAGGACCCACACCTTCGACACCGGTCAGTGGCCCCTGTTCCTGGTGCGCGCCACCCGCCTCAGCGACACCGTCACCCGGCTCCACGTCGCCATCGACGTCCTGATATCCGACGGCGGCAGCAGCACCCTGCTGTTCAACGAATGGGCCACCCTCTACCGCGACCCGCGAGCCGAACTCCCGTTCACGGGCGCCTCGTTCGACACCTACGTACGCGCGGTGCGCGCCTACTCCGAATCCGACGCCGTCGAACCGAGCCGGGCCTACTGGCAAGAGCGCGCCGCGTCCCTCCCGGCCGCCCCGGAACTTCCGCTGTCCGTCCCGCTGAGCGACGTCCGGGCACCCGTCTTCGGCAACCGCTCCGTCACGGTCGACGCCCCGCGGTGGGAACGGTTCAAGCGCAACGCCGCCCGCGCCGGGGTGACGCCCTCCAGCGCCATCCTCGCCGCCTACTGCCAGGTCCTGGCCCGGTGGTCGAAGACCCCCGACTTCACCGTCAACGTACTGGTCTCCCAGCGCAACGGTTTCACCGAGGACGACATGTCCCAGGTGGTGGGGAACTTCTCCGCCACCACCCTCCTGGAGGCGCACATCGACCCGGCCGCGCCCTTCAAGGACACCGCCGCGGCCCTCCAGCGGCAGTTGATGCGCGACATGGAGCATGCCGCGTACACCGGGCTGGACGTCCTGCGCGACCTGGCCCGGCTGGACGGTGCCGCCGGGCGGGCCCGCATGCCCGTGGTCTTCAACAGCACACTGGGCACGCGGCACCCGGACACCACGACGGCGGGACCCGTCGGCGCCCTGTGCCGGCTCGGCACGTCGGGCACACCCGTGTGGAGCGGCGTCCGCACCCCCCAGGTGATCCTCGACCACCAGGCGTTCGAGGAGGACGGCTGCCTGGTCCTCAACTGGGACGTCGTCGAGGAAGTCTTCCAAGAAGGTGTCGTGGACGCCATGTTCGCCGCGTACGAAGGACTGATCCGTGAACTTTGCGCCTGAGTCCGCATGGACCACCCCGGCCTGGTCGGTGTCCCCGGTCAGCGAGGACACCGCCCCGCGGGAGCCGGAACCACACGTCTTTCCCGAAGACGCCCTGCTCCACCGGGACTTCATCGCCCACGCCGCGGCACACCCCGAGGCCGTCGCGGTCATCTGCGAGGCCCGCTCGCTGACCTACGGCGAACTGGACGCGGAGTCGGCGCGCACAGCCCGGCACCTGGCCGACCACGGCGCCGGACCGGAGACCCTGGTCGCCGTCGTCATGGAGAAGGGCTGGGAGCAGGTCGTCGCCTGCCTCGCCGTGCTGCGCAGCGGGGCCGCCTACGTACCCGTCGACCCGCGGTGGCCCGCCCAACGCATCCGCGCCGTCATCGAATCCGCCGGCATCCGCCACGCGCTGACCCAGCCATGGCTGCGCCAAGGTGTGCCGTGGCCCGACGGCGTCGCGGTACGGGAGGTCGAACCGCCCGCCGCCGACGCCGCACCACAGGCCGCGCCCGAGGTCGACCTGACGCCGGGGAACCTCGCGTACGTCATCTACACCTCCGGGTCCACCGGCGTCCCCAAGGGCGTGATGATCGAGCACGGCCCGGCCCTCAACACCGTGCTGGACGTCAACGAGGAACTCGCGCTCGACGCCCGGGACCGGATACTCGCGCTCTCCGCGCTCCACTTCGACCTGTCGGTGTACGACATCTTCGGCCCCCTGTCGGCCGGCGGGGCCGTGGTCGTCCCGTCGCCGGGGGAGGAGCGGGAACCCGGCGCGTGGCTGCGGCTGATGACGGAGAGCGGGGTCACGGTCTGGAACAGCGTGCCCGCTTTGATGGCGATGCTCTGCGAGCACACGTCGGCCCAACCCTCGCCGTCGCTGCCGCCACTGCGAGCCGTGCTGATGAGCGGTGACTGGATCCCGGTGACCCTGCCCGCCGACATCCGCGCGCTCTTCCCCGACGCGCGGCAGTGGAGCCTGGGCGGCGCCACGGAGGCGTCCATCTGGTCCATCTGGCACCGCATCGCCCCCGAGGACGGACGGCTCCCCTCGATCCCGTACGGGCTGCCCATGCGCCACCAGCACGTCTTCGTCGCCGACCGGGCCCTGCGGCCACGGCCCTGCTGGGTGCCCGGCGAGATCTGCATCACCGGCGCCGGCGTGGCCCGCGGATACCTCGGGGACGCGGAACGCACCGCCAGGAGCTTCGTCACCGACCCCGTCACCGGTGGCCGCCTGTACCGCACCGGCGACTGGGGCCGCCTGCTGCCAGGCGGCGACATCGAATTCCTCGGCCGGGAAGACATGCAGGTCAAGGTCGGCGGCCACCGCATCGAGCTGGGCGAGGTGGAGTCGGCGCTGCTCGCGTGCCCCGGCGTCCGCGCCGCCGTGGCCGCGGTGCACGGCGACCGGGGCCGCGTGCGGCTGGTCGCCCACGTCCTGCTCGAACCGGGCGAGACCCGTACGGATCCGCAACTGCGAGCCCTGCTGGAGGACCGGGTGCCGCGCTACATGGTCCCGGCCGTCGTCTCGGTCCGCGACGCGTTCCCGCTGACGGCCAACGGGAAGGTGGACCGCGCGGCCCTGGCGGCCCTCCCGGACGAGCCGTCCGCCGACGCCGCCGCGGAGGCGCCCGCGGACGCGGAGGAGAAGCTGCTGCTCGACATCTGGGGCGAGTTCTTCGACGTCCCCGGACTGTCGGTGACCGACGACTTCTTCCAGCTCGGCGGCGACTCGCTGCTGGCCGTGCGCCTGGTCTCCGTGCTCCGGCGCGAACTGGACGTGGAGGTCCCGGTCTCCGCGCTCTTCGCCCACCCGACCATCCGCTCGCTGGCCGCCCGGCTGCGGCGGAGCACGGCCGCCGGTGAGCGCGGTGACCGCCCGGCGGTGGTCCCGATCCGCATCGAAGGCACCGCCGTGCCACTGATCCTCGCCCACCCGGTCGGCGGTGACGTGTTGTGCTACGCGGAGTTGGGCCGCCGCCTCGGCGACGACCAGCCCGTGTACGCGCTCCAGTCGCCCGACCCCCGAGGGGACGCCCCCAGCTTCCAGGAACTGGTCGCCGGTTACGCCCGCGCCATCACCGAGGAGGTACCCGGGCGCCACTACCGCCTCGGCGGCTGGTCCATGGGCGGACTGCTCGCCATCGAACTGGCGCGCCAACTACGGTCGTTGGGCCGCACCGTGGACCGGGTCGTGGCCATCGACGTCACCGAGACACCACACGACCTGGAGCAGGCAGTGGTGAGCGACGACCACTTGCTGGCCTGGCTCGGACGCGACCTGGCCGGCCTGACCGGACAGCCATGGCCGGACACCGACACACCACCGTCACCCACGAGCGGTACGGCGGACGGCGGCTTCCCCTCGCTGACCGACCTGTTCACCACGCTGACCGCCCGCGGAATCCTGCCCGCCGACATCGACCTGCCGGCCTTCGAGGCGATCTACCAACGCTTCGCGTCGAACGCCCGGGCCCTGGCCGGATACCGCCCCCAGCCCTACCCCGGCGTCGTCCACTTCGTCCAGGCCGCCTCCGGCGGGGGCGCGGCCACGGCCGAGGGCTGGCGGTCGGTGTGCCACGGCGGCCTGACCACCACGGTGGTACCCGGTGACCACTACACCGTGCTGGGACCCGACCACCTCGACGCCGTCGTCTCCGAACTGCGGACGCAACTCACCCGGACACCGGACACCTACGGCGGCTGACGGGGCGAGGCCCGGCCCGCCAACGGGCAGTTGACCCGCCGGGGTTTCCTCACGTCCGGCCGACCGTGTCGAAGGCGGTTTCGCGGCCACCGTGGCACCGTCGGTGCCGCCGGGTGGCCGCCGCCGTCGAAGCCGCCCTGCCGGCCCCCGGGAGCGGCGGCTGCGGACCGTCTTCACCGAGCACGTGGTGAAGACGGCGGCGCACCGGAAGCGGGCTGAAGCCGCCGCGACCGAGCAGGTTCCCAGGCGTTGCCGTGCACCGGCTGCGGCACACTTGGCGCGGGCGGGCGGTGCACGGGGCGCGCGCACCGCGATACGGTCGAAGTGGCGGTCCGCGCGCAGGTGGACCGCCGCTCGCCCGGCTGAGCGCCGAAGCAGCCGCAGCCGACCACCGCGTCGGCGCCCTGGCCATCCTCGCCGACAGCCAACCAGCACGGGCCGCAGCCGCGCGGGCCTGGCAGGCGGCGATGCGCTCACCCCACCGGCACGCCACCGCCGACGCCCCCGAAAGGCCGCGCCCGAAGCAGCCGACCAGGCCCGGCAGCGCACCACCGCTCACCTGTTCACCGCCCGCCCCACCGCCATACGCGCCAGCAGGCACCCCGCGGCATCGACGCCCGGTGCCCATCTGGGCTCACGACACCCGGAGTTGCCCGAGTCCGTGCGGCCTCTCCGAGTCCGTGCGGCCTCTCCGAGTCCGTGCGGCCTCTCCGAGTCCGTGCGGCCTCTCCGCGCCCGCGGGGGTTGCTCCTCGGACAAGGGCGGTCTAATCCACCTTCGAACGCGATTCCACCCCCCCGGAAGCCGCCCCACGCCGCCCCACGCCACCCCCATGGCGCTCACCCTCATACCGCCATCCAAAACTATGGCGGCCTCCCACATACCCCCCTGGCCTGCGCCTTCCTACCGTGTGGCGACGCGAAACCGTACCGCTCACCCCACTGGAAGTGATCCCGCATGGCCTCGTCCGCAGCAGCGAAACCCACCCGCACCCGACTCGCCGGAGTCGTCGCGGCGAGTCTGATCGGGACGACCGTGGAGTGGTACGACTACTTCCTGTACGGCTCTGCCGCGGCGTTGGTGTTCGGGAGGGTGTTCTTTCCGGGGTCGGATCCGTTGACGGGGACGTTGTTGGCGTTCTTGACGTATGCGATCGGGTTTGTGGCGCGGCCGTTGGGGGCGGTGGTTTTCGGGCATTTCGGGGACCGGTTGGGGCGGAAGAGGCTGTTGGTCGTCAGTTTGCTGATGATGGGCGGGGCGACGGCGTTGATCGGGTGCGTGCCGGGGTACGCGACGATCGGGGCGGCGGCGCCGGTCGTGTTGACCGTGTTGCGTCTGGTGCAGGGGTTCGCGCTGGGGGGTGAGTGGGGCGGGGCGGTGTTGTTGGTGTCGGAGCACGGGGACGCGCGGCGGCGTGGGTTCTGGGCGTCGTGGCCGCAGGGCGGGGCGCCGGCCGGGAATCTGCTCGCGGTGGGTGTGTTGTCGCTGATGACCACGGTGCTCAGTGAAGGCGCGTTCGACGCGTGGGGGTGGCGGATACCGTTCCTGCTCTCCGGGGTCCTGGTCGGGGTGGGGTTGTGGGTACGGCTGTCGGTGGACGAATCGCCGTTGTTCAAGCAGGTGTTGGAGAGCGCGGCACGGCGCGGGGCGGCCGAGGGCCAGGAGCGCCGACCGCTGACGGCGGTGCTGCGGCACCACTGGCGGGACGTCCTGGTGGCCATGGGTGCCCGCATCGCCGAGAACGTCTCGTACTACGTGATCACCGCCTTCGTACTCGCCTACTGCGTGGACCACCTCAAGCTCGGCAAGCAGACCGCGCTCGACGCCGTACTCATCGGCTCCGCGGTGCAGTTCTGCCTGATCCCGCTGTTCGGCGCGGTCTCCGACCGGGTGGGGCGCAAGCCCGTCTACCTGGTGGGCGCGGTCGGGGTGGGGGCGTGGACGTGGGCGTTCTTCGCGCTGGCCGACACCCGGTCGTTCCCGGCGCTGGTGCTGGCGGTCACCGTGGGACTGGTCTTCCACAGCGCGATGTACGCCCCGCAGGCGGCGTTCTTCGCCGAGCTGTTCGCCACCCGGATGCGTTACTCGGGCGCGTCGATCGGCGCGCAGCTCTCCTCCGTCGCCGCCGGTGCCCCGGCGCCGCTCATCGCCACCGCGCTGTTGTCGTCCTACGGTTCGGCCACCCCCGTCGCGCTGTACGTCACGCTGACCGCGGTGGTCACCGTGGCCGCCGTCGCCGTGGCCCGGGAGACCCGGGGACGCGACCTCGCCGCGGTGGGGGAGGACGGCGGGGCGGCGGCCGTGTCCGCGCGGGTAGGCGTTCCGGGGACGCCTCCGGCACCATGACGCGCATGCCCGAACAGACCGCGTCCGCCGCCCCGTTCCTGCGCCGCCTGCTCGACCTGCTCGCCGACGACGCGCCCGCGGAGGCGTTCGGCGCCGTCGCCGCGCGGGCACGGGCGGCCGGGGTCGGGCCGGGCGATCTGGCCGAGGTGGAGGCGGCGACCGCCACGGCGTTGCGGGTACGCGGGGTGATGCGCCAGCACCGCCGCCGCGAACTCCAGCTCAGCGCCCTCTTCGACACCGCCGGCGACCTGGCCGCCTCCCGTGACCTGGACGCGGTGCTCAACGCCATCGTCCGCCGG belongs to Streptantibioticus cattleyicolor NRRL 8057 = DSM 46488 and includes:
- a CDS encoding type I polyketide synthase — encoded protein: MTEQETVRDDIAVVGMACRYPGGVRTPEDLWRLVREGRDAVGDFPADRGWDTDDLYDRAYARQGGFLHDADTFDAAFFGIRPAEAEAMDPQQRVLLEVAWEAIERAGIVPSSLKGSATGVFVGIMANEYGMPLWKWQGETAGYMGTGTSPSVASGRISYLLGLEGPALTIDTACSSSGVAIHTAVRSLRSGETDLALAGGCTVLAGPGMFADFANKQALSPGARCRTFSDAADGTVWAEGAGVLVLEPLAKARRLGRRILGVIKGTAVNQDGASNGLTAPSGRAQVKVIGQALADAGLAPQDIQLVEAHGTATRLGDPIEVNAIHATYGQGEREEPVWLGSFKSNIGHSMAAAGVGGVIKCLTAMRAAEMPRTVHVDGPLNSHVDWSGAVEVLRENRPWPTRAGVRRCAVSSFGVSGTNSHVILESWEEDAEEAGPADAPAGRPAVLKLSAKTPTALRAYAEAVATQLESGTDSVAAVERALLFEREDFDHRAVVSGGGRAELTEALRAFADRPEESTAVHGEARRIRRPVFVFPGQGSQWPGMARALLKESDVFRLRVEECAAAFKPHLDHEIMAVLTGDDRETDLERTDVVQPLLFSVMVGLAALWQSCGVEPAAVVGHSQGEVAAACVAGAITLEDAARIVACRSRFLERVGRGGMVAVAVSEEAATELIAEAGAHLVVAAVNGPSFVVISGDDEPGIQRLLELCDDRGVYARRVPVTYASHSPAMEGLRDGILEGLTGVTATPSAVPMFSTVEAGPLRGDELDAAYWYRNLRGQVRFARTIAETVSHGYDAFIEISPHPVLAGSVEAILRDLSDNAPVNVTLRRDQGTRERVLMAAAEAYVSGHRIDWAAPVLGGSGPRPAEVPTYPFERRRFWLPMTTDTATPAPRPQRPVAPVRDGGHPWITSVVETPDGSVLLSGRLSIRSHPWLLDHRVEDTALLPGTAFMELLLTAGRELGCDAIDEMVLSDPLPLPMDGTAVDIQVSAEAPDDRGARSVTVFSRTAGTGTWLRHAEGVLAPAAPDQAARPGPTAPAGGRALDAAPMYARLRDLGYGYGEAFRGVVSAEHHDGASHSWVVLPEAARVNHSGFTAHPALTDAALHAAVACGLLGDAGPGRVAVPFVFNGVRTGPGTGQVACHAFARRTDEDAISLVLTDEAGALVLGVERMVVRGLDLDRPAEADLDAAGLYETAWQPPTGDPAGDFRLCVVGGDDGPLSAFLRDANRGGISVATLDEAIMIVKGIPGDWQVVLVCPAADGDVADQAHTTAARTLTAIQRWLGEDDLADHALLTFVTHDAIAVPGDHEFTLGDSVLWGMVRSAQTEHPGHFRVLDVDTPALREATAVLAALGRAEPQLAVRGDRVLCPRLAPHTPAGADPVDLGDGAVVITGGTGTLGREVARHLVTHRGVRALALLSRSGENAHGMAGFRAELEGLGAFVQVVRADTAEAEEVRAALAQVRRHHRIVGVVHAAGVLDDSLVTTMTAEQLHGVLRSKVDSVLHLDAATRDDEVRLFLLFSSVYGVLGGPGQANYAAANTFLDHFAAWRRAQGRPAHAVAWGLWAEATGMTGHLDEGDLLRLRRNGVAPFSVAEGLALFDAALSSGAAALVAGRLALPEPGTAHAMEGPFLLTGLAALRARQAGEPHTRERERTEPVTRAGRAPAEAAGGPGVLALLNSPRSSADQRLAALLGLVKECVAALMGVDAARVAPQKSFYEMGFDSLTSMELRTRLGRVLDTRLPATVVFDHPTPEGLAQHLAETFGPRATDEPEATGTGQDTGRAATARTGAPATDGPDREASGPRRPDSAPFPLTKLQEAYLAGRAGDFELGDVPTVLYIEVDVTDCDVPAAERALRRLVARHPMLRAVFDPAGTQRILGDVPDYRIAVEDLARLTPDERGQRLSAVHAELRTHTFDTGQWPLFLVRATRLSDTVTRLHVAIDVLISDGGSSTLLFNEWATLYRDPRAELPFTGASFDTYVRAVRAYSESDAVEPSRAYWQERAASLPAAPELPLSVPLSDVRAPVFGNRSVTVDAPRWERFKRNAARAGVTPSSAILAAYCQVLARWSKTPDFTVNVLVSQRNGFTEDDMSQVVGNFSATTLLEAHIDPAAPFKDTAAALQRQLMRDMEHAAYTGLDVLRDLARLDGAAGRARMPVVFNSTLGTRHPDTTTAGPVGALCRLGTSGTPVWSGVRTPQVILDHQAFEEDGCLVLNWDVVEEVFQEGVVDAMFAAYEGLIRELCA
- a CDS encoding amino acid adenylation domain-containing protein translates to MNFAPESAWTTPAWSVSPVSEDTAPREPEPHVFPEDALLHRDFIAHAAAHPEAVAVICEARSLTYGELDAESARTARHLADHGAGPETLVAVVMEKGWEQVVACLAVLRSGAAYVPVDPRWPAQRIRAVIESAGIRHALTQPWLRQGVPWPDGVAVREVEPPAADAAPQAAPEVDLTPGNLAYVIYTSGSTGVPKGVMIEHGPALNTVLDVNEELALDARDRILALSALHFDLSVYDIFGPLSAGGAVVVPSPGEEREPGAWLRLMTESGVTVWNSVPALMAMLCEHTSAQPSPSLPPLRAVLMSGDWIPVTLPADIRALFPDARQWSLGGATEASIWSIWHRIAPEDGRLPSIPYGLPMRHQHVFVADRALRPRPCWVPGEICITGAGVARGYLGDAERTARSFVTDPVTGGRLYRTGDWGRLLPGGDIEFLGREDMQVKVGGHRIELGEVESALLACPGVRAAVAAVHGDRGRVRLVAHVLLEPGETRTDPQLRALLEDRVPRYMVPAVVSVRDAFPLTANGKVDRAALAALPDEPSADAAAEAPADAEEKLLLDIWGEFFDVPGLSVTDDFFQLGGDSLLAVRLVSVLRRELDVEVPVSALFAHPTIRSLAARLRRSTAAGERGDRPAVVPIRIEGTAVPLILAHPVGGDVLCYAELGRRLGDDQPVYALQSPDPRGDAPSFQELVAGYARAITEEVPGRHYRLGGWSMGGLLAIELARQLRSLGRTVDRVVAIDVTETPHDLEQAVVSDDHLLAWLGRDLAGLTGQPWPDTDTPPSPTSGTADGGFPSLTDLFTTLTARGILPADIDLPAFEAIYQRFASNARALAGYRPQPYPGVVHFVQAASGGGAATAEGWRSVCHGGLTTTVVPGDHYTVLGPDHLDAVVSELRTQLTRTPDTYGG
- a CDS encoding MFS transporter; translated protein: MASSAAAKPTRTRLAGVVAASLIGTTVEWYDYFLYGSAAALVFGRVFFPGSDPLTGTLLAFLTYAIGFVARPLGAVVFGHFGDRLGRKRLLVVSLLMMGGATALIGCVPGYATIGAAAPVVLTVLRLVQGFALGGEWGGAVLLVSEHGDARRRGFWASWPQGGAPAGNLLAVGVLSLMTTVLSEGAFDAWGWRIPFLLSGVLVGVGLWVRLSVDESPLFKQVLESAARRGAAEGQERRPLTAVLRHHWRDVLVAMGARIAENVSYYVITAFVLAYCVDHLKLGKQTALDAVLIGSAVQFCLIPLFGAVSDRVGRKPVYLVGAVGVGAWTWAFFALADTRSFPALVLAVTVGLVFHSAMYAPQAAFFAELFATRMRYSGASIGAQLSSVAAGAPAPLIATALLSSYGSATPVALYVTLTAVVTVAAVAVARETRGRDLAAVGEDGGAAAVSARVGVPGTPPAP